TTGATACCGCCAAGGCTCTTTTCAAGCTTTTCCATTTCGCGAGTAAGCATTAACGCTTCTTTCTTAGTTAACTTCTCGAAAGTACCGTCTTGGCTTTGAACTTCAAGGTCTTTAAGACGCTTGATTGACTGACGAACTGTTTTCCAGTTAGTTAACATACCACCTAACCAGCGGTGGTTAACGAAGTACTGGTCGCTTTGTAAAGCAGCTTCTTTAACTGCTTCGCTTGCTGCGCGCTTAGTACCAACGAAAAGAACTTTACCTTTGTTTGCAGCAGCACTTGATAAAAACTTAAGTGCGTCGTTGAACATTGGTACTGTTTGCTCAAGGTTGATGATATGTACACGGTTACGTGCGCCGAAGATGAAAGGCTTCATCTTAGGGTTCCAGTAACGTGCTTGGTGACCAAAGTGAACACCAGCTTGAAGCATATCGCGCATTGAAACGTTTGCCATTTTGTAAATCCTCTATGTAGTTTAGGGTTAGGCCTCCACATATCCCATAGCACCAACACCGAAGTATTTAAACTTCAAATGCACCCAAGTGTATGTGACGATACGTGTGTGTGTTAAAATAAAATTGTGTTTGCCTTAAATACAAAAAATCATTTAAGAATTTATTTGTAAAAAGACGGCGCGCTTTATACCATATTAAAATTAAATACTCAACGTCGCGTGCAAAATTTGTGCGACGATAAATGTTAAAAAACGCAACTTTGGAGCCTCAATGAGCGCTGTGATCAAGACCCCTGAAGAAATTGAAAAAATGCGTGTAGCCGGGCGCTTAGCGGCAGACGTACTTGAAATGATAGAACCACATGTAGTGCCTGGTGTGACTACTGATGAGCTAAATACAATTTGTCATGATTATATTGTAAATGTGCAAGATGCTACCCCTGCGCCACTAAATTATCACGGTTTTCCTAAGTCAGTATGTACCTCAGTAAATCACGTTATTTGCCACGGCATCCCAAATGACAAACCGTTAAAAGATGGCGATAGTGTCAACATTGATGTAACCGTCATTAAAGATGGTTACCACGGCGACACCTCAAAAATGTTTCATGTAGGTACGCCAAACATTCAAGGTAAACGCCTTGCACAAGTAACACAAGAAAGCCTGTACCTTGCCATTAAAATGGTAAAACCTGGTGTGCGTTTAGGCGATATTGGTGAAGCAATCCAAAAATACGCAGAAAGCTTCAATTACTCTATTGTACGTGAATACTGCGGCCACGGTATTGGAAGCGAATTCCACGAAGAGCCACAAGTAATGCACTATGGTAAAGCGGGTACTGGCGAAACACTTAAAGCGGGTATGTGTTTAACAATTGAGCCAATGGTTAACGCAGGTAAGCGCCAGTGTAAGCTTTTAAAAGATGAATGGACTGTCGTTACCCGCGACCGTAGTTTGTCTGCACAGTGGGAACACACTTTATTAGTGACTGAAAATGGTGTTGAAATTTTAACGCTGCGATCAGATGATACTATCGACAGGATTATCGAACACTAATAATAAAACCACAGCACTAAATTAAGCATAGCTCATTGAGTGTGAACGGTTCAATAAGGAGCCAGCCCACGTGGCATTACCCAACAAAGTAAAAAAGTTGCTCAGCGATGCTGAGCAACTGAGCGATTATCGCGATTGTTCTAGCTATTTTTATAAGTGGTTACATAATCAGTTTTCTAAGCAACCAGTTGGTAATTTAATTAATGCCCGGGCAGAGTTTATAGACCGCCTGCTAATTAAACTGTTTCATGTTTATGATTTGGCTCACGAGCCTGATCTGGCCCTTATTGCCGTGGGCGGGTACGGCCGTGGTGAGCTACACCCCTACTCCGACATTGACTTTTTACTGCTTGTTACGCAGCCACCGAGCGAGCAAATATGTGAAAAAATAGGCAAGTTTGTAACCATGCTTTGGGATCTCAATTTAGAGATTGGCCATAGTGTGCGTACCATTGAACAAGCAATAGAACAAAAACGTGAAGACGTTACCTTTGCCACCAGCTTGCTCGAAAGCCGACTAATTTTTGGTAACCACATTGAGTTTGAAAAGCTCAAAACGCATATTATCGAAACCCCAGTTTGGCGCTCAGGTGAATTTTTTGTGGCCAAAGTGCAAGAGCAAAACCTACGTCATAAAAAATGTCACGGTACAGCTTACAACTTAGAGCCAAACATCAAAGAAAACCCCGGTGGCTTGCGTGATTTACAAACCATAATTTGGGTTGCTAAAAAGCACTTTAGAGCCGAAACCCTGCAAGAGCTAATTAGCCACGGCTACTTAACACATGAGGAGTTTCAGGAGCTCTCGGAGTGCCTAGAAAACCTCTGGAATATTCGCTTTGCACTGCATTTAGCCGCTGGGCGCTCAGAAAACCGCTTACTGTTTGACCATCAACCTCATACTGCCGAAATACTTGGCTTTGGTAGTGATGGTAAAGCCTCGGTTGAGCGCATGATGAAACGCTTATTCAGAATAATGAGCCGTGTGCGTGAGCTTAACCAAATGCTGCTATCGTACTTTGAAGAAAGTATTATGCCAGAGAGCAGCGAAGCGCCAGTAATTGAGTTAGACAAAGACTTTGAACGCGTTGGGCACCAAATTAGAGTAAAAAACCCCTCGGTATTTTTTAGGCGTGACCAACTTTTTGTTTTATTTGAACATATTGCCGACAACCCAGAAATTACCCATATTTACCCAAGTACTATTCGTACCATTAGGCAAGTACGCAGGCGCCTATTAGGTGATTTACAAGATTATGCCGCATGCCGCGAGGCATTTATGCGCATTGTAAAACATCCCAATGGCATGGGGCGCGCATTTACGCTAATGCACAAACACGGCATGTTGGCTGCGTATTTACCACAATGGCGTAATATATTTGGGCAAATGCAATTTGATTTATTTCATGCCTACACAGTAGATGAACACACCCATAAATTAATCAATAATATTTACCAGTATTTTGATAAATCTAAAGTGAGCGAGTTTCCACTTTGTAGTGAAATAGTAACCCGTATGGATAAGCCTGAGTTGCTTTATTTAGCGGGTATTTTTCATGATATTGCTAAAGGGCGTGGCGGCGATCACTCAGAGCTTGGCTCGGTTGATGCCATTGCATTTTCTAAGTTACATGGCTTCCCGTCATCAGATGGCAAACTGATATCGTGGTTAGTTGGTAACCATTTACTTATGTCGGTTACCGCGCAGCGTAAAGATATAAACGACCCAGGTGTTATTAAAGACTTTGCATCACGGGTAAAAACAGAACGCCAGCTCGACTACCTATATTGTTTAACCGTTGCCGATATTCGCGCAACCAACGACAACTTATGGAACGATTGGAAAAACACGTTACTGCGCGAACTCTACTTACATACTCAACGTGCGCTACGCCTAGGGCTTGAAAACCCAATGGATCAACGCGACCAAATTCGCGATAAAAAGCACCAAGCTAAACAGCGCTTACTTAATTTAGGCTATGCAGAAGAGCAAATTGATTTAATTTGGAGCCGCTTTAAAGCCAATTACTTTACTGCCTTTAGTGAGCAGCAAATATCGTGGCAAAGCGAACACCTATTAAAATGCGCAGACTTAAGCCTACCCAGTGTCATTGTTTCTGATAAAGCAATGCACGGCGGCACGCAAGTATTTGCCTATAGCCCCTACTCAGGGCCACTTTTTGCCCGTTTAGTAAGTGTAATAGGCTCTAAAAAAGCGCAAATACAACACGCGCAAGTACTTACAACTAAGGACGGCTACGCCCTATTTAATTTTGTAATACTTGAAGTAAGCGGTGACCCGATTGCAAGTAGCCGCGCACAATCAATTAAACGCGGGCTTGAGCAAGCACTTAACGAGCCGCGTAAAAAAATACGCTTTAAAAAGAACCGCTCGCAACGATTTAAAGACTTTAATATTAAACCTAAAATAGTGCTGCGCCCTCATGCACGTAAAGATCGCAGCCTAATAGAAATTCAAGCTGTTGATATACCTGGTTTACTAACCAAAATTGCCGAAGTTTTCCAAGCGCATTTATTACACATTCATGCTGCCCGCATTACCACAGTAGGTGAACGTGCAGAGGATTTCTTTGTCGTATCAAATAACGAATACCAAGCGCTGACTGATGAAGAGCAAGCAAAAATTCATCAGGCATTACGTAAAAAATTCAACGCCGAAACAGAATAAGGACACACCATGTCAGATTTAAAAACCATGATCGAAAACGCCTGGGATAACCGCGATAGCATTAGCCCAAGCAGTGTATCAAGCGATGTTAAACAAGCGATTATTGACGCACTAGAGCTACTTGATAGCGGCGCTGCCCGCGTTGCTGAAAAAATATCAGGCGAATGGGTTGTACACCAATGGCTTAAAAAAGCCGTATTACTGTCGTTTCGTATTCGCGACAACCAACCAATGAACGACGGCGTAAATCAATTTTATGACAAAGTACCGCTTAAATTTAGCGACTATACGCCGGAGCAATTTCAGCAAGGCGGCATGCGCGTAGTACCAAATGCGGTAGCCCGTAAAGGCAGCTTTGTAGGTAAAAACGTGGTACTTATGCCTTCGTACGTAAACATTGGCGCATACGTAGACGAAGGCACCATGGTTGATACATGGGCCACTGTAGGCTCATGTGCACAAATTGGTAAGAACGTACACTTATCGGGCGGCGTTGGCATAGGCGGCGTTTTAGAGCCACTACAAGCTAACCCAACCATCATTGAAGACAACTGTTTTATTGGCGCACGCTCTGAAATTGTTGAAGGCGTAGTGGTAGAAGAAGGCGCTGTTATTTCAATGGGCGTTTACATTAGCCAAAGCACTCGTATTTATGACCGTGAAACCGGCGAAATTCACTACGGCCGCGTACCAGCAGGCGCTGTAGTTGTGCCAGGTGCGCTCCCATCAAAAGATGGCACCCACAGCCTTTACGCTGCAATCATCGTGAAAAAAGTAGATCAACAAACACGTGAAAAAGTAGGCATCAACGCCCTACTACGCTCGATTGATGATTAAAAGAAGCTTTTAGCTGTAAGCTGTAAGCTTTTAGTTGATTTGTGTTAAACGTAGGTTGGGTTGAGTGAAACGAAACCCAACAACACATTAAAGCTTAGCGTTTTAGCTGAACTTTAATTGTATATAGAAAAGCGCTAAGTCCGTATGGGATTAGCGCTTTTTAAATTCTTCTAAATGAAGTTTCAGTGCTAGAAACTTTTACATTGTAATCTAATGAACTCAAAAGAGACCTCAAGCCTTTAACAGCCAAGTCTTTGTTCTCTGATGGGCCAACTATAATCTCTTCAATTGAATTTTTAGGAAAAGGTATCGCTCTATATGGGGCTATAATGCCAGACTTTAGGGTTCTGTAGCGTAAAGGAAAAAACTCTTTCACTCCATTTTCAAGCTCTATAAAATCAATATTTGAGGAGTCTATAAAATCAAAATAACCCTTTTCAGTATTTTCATTTAATGAGACTAAACCAGGGTAAAAAAGAGTAAAACGATACTCTTCTTCATATTCGAACGCTTGATCTTTTATGCTAGCAATCTTAAAAATCGCTTCATTAAAAATTTCAATTGCAGTAATAGCACATTTTTCATTTAGGTCATTTCCACTTAAATTTGGATCTAACACATAACTTAAAACCTCAGGCAGATAGTGTTCTTCAATTAAAGAATGAAGCATTTCCTCAGTTGGTTGGTAATCAACATCATCATAGCCACTCAAAAGTTTTCTTTGCCTAAAGTACTCATCATCAAATAGCTTTTCTTTATTAAACTTTATGCAATATGAAGTTTGCTCTGACCCGTAAGTTAGCCAGTGGTTTAGGCTATCACGCTTAGTTGTAAATGAAGTGGTATAAATTTCATCAATGGTATTATTATCAATTATATTCCATAGAAAATTTAAAAAATGATTTGCGAGATGCACGTCCTTACTTCGCATTTCTTTTTGGGTAACATCTAAAGGTATATTTTTGTGTTTGGCATAAATTTCTTCGAGTTTGATTTGTGAAAACTCAGACAAACTCTCTCTGAGTGATTTTATTCTATCAATTCCTTGCTTTATTTCTCTAAAATCATTTAGATACTCTGTGTTAGTAGCCCATAAACTTTTGCTCTCTAAAATTCCCTTTAAACCATCTGCAGAAGTGTAGTGATAAACATAATCCATATTTAAAGCCTAAAAAATTCCAGAGATTAACTGCGAGTCTAACCCTTTTATACAAAACAATAAAATTGAGATGACACAGAGTACTATAACCCTGTTGGGTTTCGTTTCACTCAACCCAACCTACGGCGATAAAGTTAACGCCGTTCAGCTCGTCACTGATAGCTGACAACTAATAACTTTTATTTAGCTAATAAAAAAGCACTTATAAAAATAAGTGCTTTTGGGTTTGCTCAATTAATTTTTTAATTACAGCGCGTTAAATACGTCGTCTGTTTTAGCTGCGCAAATAAAGTCGTTTTTGTGTAGGCCTTTAATTGAATGGCTCCACCACGTTACGGTTACTTTGCCCCACTCGGTTAATAAACCAGGGTGATGGCCTTCATCTTCTGCCATATCGCCTACTTTGTTAGTAAACGCCATAGCTTGCTTAAAGTTTTTAAACTTATAAACACGCTCTAGCTGCATGATGCCGTCGCGTACTTCTGGTACCCAGTCTGGGATTTTAGTAATTAATTGTGCAAGCTCTTCGTCAGATACTTTTGGCGCATCTACGTGGCAAGCTTCGCATTTTTGTTCACTTAATGAAGACATTTTAAATCCTTACTTTAGCGTTTCTTTTTAAATTAAAGTTAACTGGCTAATTGTTCTTTTGGTGGAAATTTGGGGTCGTGCAAGCCAAGCGCTTTAGCTTGCTCAACCAAAGTCATAATATCCATTTGCGATATATCAAACAGATCATGAATCGAATTAATGGTGTAGTACTGGGGTTGCATAATATCTATGCGGTAAGGCGTACGCAGCACATCAATGACGCTCATAGGCGTTATTTCTGGTGTGTCTGAATACACGTACTGGGTTTCACCTGGGCTTGATAAAATACCGCCGCCGTAAATACGTAGGCCGTTTTCGGTTTGCATTAAACCAAACTCAACCGTAAACCAATACATACGCGCAAGGTACACGCGATCTTTTTTCTGCGCAGCATAGCCTAATTGGCCATATTTATGTGTAAATTCGGCAAAGTCAGGGTTGGTTAGCATGGCACAATGGCCAAATATTTCATGAAAAATGTCAGGCTCTTGTAGGTAATCAAACTCTTCACGGCTACGAATAAATGTAGCTACCGGAAACTGCTTATTTGCCAATAATCTAAAAAACTCATCAAAATCGATAAGCGCAGGCACAGGGGCTACTTGCCACCCAGTAGTCGCCAGTAGCACCTCGTTAAGTTCGCTTAACTGGGGAATACGATCGTGTGGTAGGTTTATTTTTTTAAGCCCATCCATATACTCATCACAGGCCTTACCTTCTATGCACGCAAGTTGGCGTGCTACAAGCTCAGACCAAATTTTATTTTCTTCTTCGCTCCAGTGAATAACACCATTTTCGTCTGGTGTTTTGGAGGTGTATTTACTTGCTTTAGCCATAATAACCTTCTTGGGGTTAAGCCCTAAATGTGTGTCAGTGTAATACTCAAAAAGTAATGAATATCTAATGCAGCCATACTAAGCAAAAGTGAAGAGAAGTTTAATAGTTGAGCGTATATCTACATTTGGCACGATCAACCAATGTGTACACTTATGATTACACCTAAGGAATAAATTGTGTACACCTTTAATTTCAGTGACCTTAAAGGCCACCCCACCCGTACACAATTAAATACACTCAATAGATAGTGGCAAAAGCTTGGTCTAAGTCTGCAATAATGTCGTTAACATCCTCAAGCCCAACAGAGAGCCTTATTAGGCCATCACTAATTCCTGCAGCTGCACGCTCCTCGGGTGTATAAGGTGAATGTGTCATTGATGCGGGGTGTTGAATGAGTGTTTCTGCATCGCCTAAACTTACAGCAAGTGTGCAAAGCTTCATGCTATCTATAAACTGCGCACCCTGAGCAAGGGTGCCGTTAATTTCAAATGCAATAACGCCGCCTGCGGCCTTCATTTGGTTACCTATGTATTTGTTACCTGGATGCGATTTAAGCCCTGGGTAATAAACAATATTAACCTGTGAGTGCGCCTCTAAGTATTCGGCAACCGTTTGTGCGCTTTGGCAGTGACGCTCCATACGTATAGCTAAGGTTTTTAGGCCGCGATTAATAAGCCATGCATCGTGCGGGCTTATGGTGGCACCAATATCTTTAAGTACCGTCATTTTTATTAAGGTAATGTGTTCTTGCGTTCCACACACAAGCCCTGCGACTACATCGCCATGGCCGTTTAAATACTTAGTGGCACTGTGCATAATAATATCTATACCGTACTGCTTAGGCGATTGCAGCAGTGGCGTTAAAAAGGTGTTGTCGACCACACTAATTAAATTGTGTTGTTTAGCCACTGCGCCAATTAAGGCTAAATCAATAACAGCCATTGTCGGGTTTATGGGTGTTTCGACAAATATCATTTTGGAATTAGGTTTAATGGCAGCACGGAGCTCGTCCTCGCAGGTCATATCAACAAAAGTGACTTCAATTCCCCAGCGCGGCAACATGTGTGCAAAAAATGCGAACGTACAACCATATAATGCGCTTGATGCCACAAGGTGATCGCCCTGCGATAAAAAGCTCAACACCGATGCCGATACAGCGCCCATACCGGTGGCCGTTGCCGCTGCAGCTTCGCAGCCTTCTAACTGTGCGACTTTTTGCTCAAGTTCGGTGGTGGTTGGATTACCCAGGCGGGTGTAAATATAACCAGGCTCTTCGCCTGCAAAGCGTGCGGCACCTTGTGCTGCATTTTCAAAATGAAAGGTAGAGGTTTGATACAAAGGCGATGTAAGTGCGCCATGCGGATCGTTTGCTTTTTGCGGGCCATGAATACATTGGGTATTAATATGCTGCTTGCTCATTGTGTGCTCTCGTTTTTATTATGTGTGTCAATTACATAAATAAAACGCACCGCAGTTTAAATCACAAGCATGCCGGATGCTCAGATGGCTATTTGTGCAAAGTTTACCCGCTTAGCTGTACACAAATATTTCCATGCTATTGTGTAGGCTCTGTTTTTCCTCGTTTTATAATTTTACTGGTAATACTTTGCACTGTACCTTTTAACAAGCTGCGTTTGTTTTCAAGCCTTGGTAATGGGCGGCTAAGCTCCATTGCTTTGTAGCCAATACGTGCTGTAAAAATACCGGCGCTTACACCTTGTGCTGCACGCCCCGAAAGCTTGCCTAAAAGCTCAGCACTAAGTGCTGTTGCTGCTAAATCAGATACAAGCTCAGTACTGCCTACAAACATCACTTGTTTTATAAGCATACGGTAGAGCTTAATGCGGCTTGCGTAACCAAAACCAATGCCATAAATTTTACCTATTTGCTCAATTAACTTAGTGCCGCGCCAAAGCACTGCCATCATATCCACCAGCGCAAGCGGGCTTAGGGCAACGAGCAATGCTGACTCTGTCGCAAAGCGGTTTATAAGCTTTTTAGCTTGCGTGTCTTGCGTTATAAGTAAGCTATTTGCGTAAAGAGTCATTATTTCTTTATCGCTGTGGTGGCTAGCCACTTGGTTTTTAAACGCTTCGAAGTTGTCGAGCTGCTGGTGCTTATTTAATTTTTCAAGCCACGGTAATGCACCGCCTACTTGCTCACTATTTAAGAGTCTGTCGGCTTCATGGCGGTGTAACTGATTACGCTTTAAACTGCGCAGCATTCTATATTCGCGCCAAAGCATGCGGCCAATTAATAACACACCACTTACCACGGCTGTTAAATATACGCCGCCTAAAATTACCGACTGCTGGAACGCAAACACTAACGAATACGCGAATTCTAGTAGCACTAATACTAAAAAACTTATAGCAAACACCCCTTTAAGTGTTTGCCATTTAGATTTTTTATATACCGGCTCTAAGTCTATTTCACCTTCAATAAGTTCATCTTCAGGCTCTTCAATAGAGTCACTTTGACCTTGGGTAATTATTTTTGCAGGGGCAAGTTTAGGCTCAACCTGCTCATCAGCTTGGGTATTAATACGCCTACCCGCTTGAAATGTTTGCTGTGTGTCGTTCATGATAATTTGTCTCCTAGCAGGTACTGCATCACATGATCAAGGCGAATATGCTTAAGTTGTTTGTCGGGGTTTGGCATAGGTGCAAACGATAAAAACTCAAAGCCCTGCGCTGGCCACTCATTTTTATTAAGCATGCGCTTAGGTGGCTGTGGCGGTAAGTAAGTTAGCCAGTCTTGCTCGTTAAGTGGTTTGCCATAAATGCAATCTAGCGTTTGCCCTTTGTCAGCAACTTGGCGCGGTTGCGTTGCAGCAATTGACGACATTGCCATGGTTTCTATTTGTACACCGTCAAATTTTAGATGATTGCTTTGCTCATGCACGAGTGAATCAAGTAGTAGTGCTAAGTCTTTATGATGCTTGGCACTTATATGATCTGACTTATTGGCAGCAAACAGTATTTTATCGATATTAGGTTTAAATAAGCGCTTAAAAAAGCCCGACTCGCCGTAATTAAAATGTGCAAGTAACTGGTTTATTACACTACTTTGCTCTTGAAGTGTTTCGTGGCCTTCGTTTAAAGCGCTCAGTACATCTACCAACACAATTTGGCGGTCAAAGTGTTTAAAGTGCTCATTATAAAATGGTTTAACCACCTCTTTTACATAGGCGTTAAAGCGCTTAATTAAATGCGCTAAGTTAGAGCCTGGCACTATCTCATCGCTTTTTATATGCTGCGCATTAACCGGAAAAAACAACAAAAGGGGTGCACCTTGTAGGTCGCCAGGCATTAGCATACGTCCAGGTTGTAACATGGCAAGCTTGGTGTCTTTTTTAAGGCCCACCAACATACTTTGATAAAGTGTAGCAATATGTGCAAGCAAGCCTTCATCTACGGGGGCATTTAAATCAAGCTGTTCAAGCGCGTTTAAAAATTCAGTAGAGGTGCCCACACGCGGGTGCTGTAATAAAAGCGGGAATTGTTGCTCGCACCACTGGCTATAGCTTTGCTCAAGCATAGGTAAATCAAGTAGCCATTCGCCTGGGTAGTCAATAATGTCTAGATACAATGTAGATTGCGGTGAAAAATGCCCACGTAACCCTGATGCGCTTTGGTATTTAATCGCTAAACGCAGGGTATTAATGCGCTCGGTTGATGCAGGCCATGTAGGCACCCCATCAGCTGGGAGCAAGGCATTAAGCGCTCGCGAGTAGTCAAAGGTAGGGACTTTTAACGCCTCTTGCGGCACCACTTTAGTGGCTATATGGCGGTGCTCTCGCATTACATCAAAAAACGGTAAGTTTTTGTCATCACTTTGTGTTGTAAGGTGTTTAACCAGTGCAGTAATAAACGCGGTTTTACCACTACCACTTAGGCCGGTTACGGCCAATTTAACGTGTTGATCTAAACTGCGATGAAGGGCTTTTTGGGCTGAACCTTTAATACTTTTAAAGGTTTTTTTGGCAAATGAAGTGCTACTCATAATGGGCTAGCACTTCATTGATGCTGTTAATCACCGAACAAAGTGCTATTAAATCCTTTAAAGTTTGTTGATTTCACGGCTAACCGTAAACTCGCTTGAAGTAACATGGCGCTCCATATCTTGAAGGCGCGTGTCTATTCGCGTTAAACGCTCTTTTAAGTCTTGCAATGCGCGGCGCGGTGGCTCGCCTTTTTGCCAAACTTTAAATTTAACTTCTAGCGGATCATCAGTTTTAGTTGAGCTACTAGTATGCATAGTAGTGGGGTCTTTTTTATCTAAAATAAACCACGCTGCAATATACGCTACCACAAATAATGGGCCACCCGTTAGCAGTACCGCACTAACAAAAATAATGCGAACTAACCATAACTCCATATTAAAGTAGTCACTTAATCCCGCACATACACCGGCTATTTTACCGCGCTGTGGGTCTCTTAATAATTCGCGTTTGGCACTCATACTTTGCGTCTCCATTGTGGTGACTCTTGATCAAGCAATGCTTCAAGGGTTTCTACTCTATCAGCCATTTTTTCGGCTTTGTGGGCAAGTTCCAATAACTGACGATGTTCATGCTCACTTAACCCTTGGCTCACTTGTTTTTTGCTACGGTAGTGTAAAATTAACCACAGTGGCGCAACAAAAATCATGAACAAGATAAAAGGTGCAATTAGTATCTCTGGATCAAACATAATCCTCTCCTGACAATCCGTATTCGATGTTTTAAGCAGTGGGGCACTTTAAGTGCCCCTTTATAAGTTATTTATCAGCTAGCTTCTTTTTAAGTTCAGCAAGCTCATCATCTATCTTTTCATTTTTTTGCAAGTCGGCAATTTCATCTGCAAGCGACTTTTTACCTAAATCGTAAGACTCTATTTGAGATTCTAGTCCATCAATTTTAGTTTCGTAGCGCTCAAAGCGATTAAGTGCGTCTTCAACTTTAGAGCTATCAAGTGCTTTTTTCACTTCAAGGCGCGACTCAGCCGAACGTTGACGTAAAATAATGGCCTTTTGACGTGCTTTAGCATCAGCTAGCTTTTCTTGTAGTGTAGTGACTTCTTGCTGAAGTTTCTCAATGTGAGACTCTACATGCTCAAGCTCAGACTCTACTGCTGCGACTGCTTCTGCTGATTTTTGCTTTTCAAGCAACGCTGAACGCGCTAAATCGTCGCGATCTTTACTTAGTGCAAGCTCAGCTTTATCTTGCCAATCGCTCACTTGTGCTTTTAGTGTATCTACACGACGTACTAATTCTTTTTTCTCAGCCAGTGTTTTAGCTGACGTAGAGCGTACCTCTACCAATGTGTCTTCCATCTCTTGGATAATAAGACGAACCATTTTTTCTGGGTCTTCTGCTTTATCTAAAATGGCATTGATATTAGAATTAACAATGTCTGCAAAACGTGAAAAAATTCCCATAACATTTACCTCTGTAATATAAACTTAGTTGGTCTGCTGTAACTAGTATCAATATGCTTGCCAACTTTTTAAAATCTAAAATACACTTTATTTTCATTAAGTTAAACTAAATATACAAATTCCTTTAGTTATCCCTGATTATGAAATACACTAA
The genomic region above belongs to Pseudoalteromonas sp. MM1 and contains:
- the rpsB gene encoding 30S ribosomal protein S2, encoding MANVSMRDMLQAGVHFGHQARYWNPKMKPFIFGARNRVHIINLEQTVPMFNDALKFLSSAAANKGKVLFVGTKRAASEAVKEAALQSDQYFVNHRWLGGMLTNWKTVRQSIKRLKDLEVQSQDGTFEKLTKKEALMLTREMEKLEKSLGGIKNMGGLPDAIFVIDADHEHIAIREANNLGIPVVAIVDTNSNPDGVDYIVPGNDDAIRAINLYTSSVAAAITEGRENNIVAQAEKDDFVEAE
- the map gene encoding type I methionyl aminopeptidase, whose amino-acid sequence is MNVKKRNFGASMSAVIKTPEEIEKMRVAGRLAADVLEMIEPHVVPGVTTDELNTICHDYIVNVQDATPAPLNYHGFPKSVCTSVNHVICHGIPNDKPLKDGDSVNIDVTVIKDGYHGDTSKMFHVGTPNIQGKRLAQVTQESLYLAIKMVKPGVRLGDIGEAIQKYAESFNYSIVREYCGHGIGSEFHEEPQVMHYGKAGTGETLKAGMCLTIEPMVNAGKRQCKLLKDEWTVVTRDRSLSAQWEHTLLVTENGVEILTLRSDDTIDRIIEH
- the glnD gene encoding [protein-PII] uridylyltransferase translates to MALPNKVKKLLSDAEQLSDYRDCSSYFYKWLHNQFSKQPVGNLINARAEFIDRLLIKLFHVYDLAHEPDLALIAVGGYGRGELHPYSDIDFLLLVTQPPSEQICEKIGKFVTMLWDLNLEIGHSVRTIEQAIEQKREDVTFATSLLESRLIFGNHIEFEKLKTHIIETPVWRSGEFFVAKVQEQNLRHKKCHGTAYNLEPNIKENPGGLRDLQTIIWVAKKHFRAETLQELISHGYLTHEEFQELSECLENLWNIRFALHLAAGRSENRLLFDHQPHTAEILGFGSDGKASVERMMKRLFRIMSRVRELNQMLLSYFEESIMPESSEAPVIELDKDFERVGHQIRVKNPSVFFRRDQLFVLFEHIADNPEITHIYPSTIRTIRQVRRRLLGDLQDYAACREAFMRIVKHPNGMGRAFTLMHKHGMLAAYLPQWRNIFGQMQFDLFHAYTVDEHTHKLINNIYQYFDKSKVSEFPLCSEIVTRMDKPELLYLAGIFHDIAKGRGGDHSELGSVDAIAFSKLHGFPSSDGKLISWLVGNHLLMSVTAQRKDINDPGVIKDFASRVKTERQLDYLYCLTVADIRATNDNLWNDWKNTLLRELYLHTQRALRLGLENPMDQRDQIRDKKHQAKQRLLNLGYAEEQIDLIWSRFKANYFTAFSEQQISWQSEHLLKCADLSLPSVIVSDKAMHGGTQVFAYSPYSGPLFARLVSVIGSKKAQIQHAQVLTTKDGYALFNFVILEVSGDPIASSRAQSIKRGLEQALNEPRKKIRFKKNRSQRFKDFNIKPKIVLRPHARKDRSLIEIQAVDIPGLLTKIAEVFQAHLLHIHAARITTVGERAEDFFVVSNNEYQALTDEEQAKIHQALRKKFNAETE
- the dapD gene encoding 2,3,4,5-tetrahydropyridine-2,6-dicarboxylate N-succinyltransferase; the encoded protein is MSDLKTMIENAWDNRDSISPSSVSSDVKQAIIDALELLDSGAARVAEKISGEWVVHQWLKKAVLLSFRIRDNQPMNDGVNQFYDKVPLKFSDYTPEQFQQGGMRVVPNAVARKGSFVGKNVVLMPSYVNIGAYVDEGTMVDTWATVGSCAQIGKNVHLSGGVGIGGVLEPLQANPTIIEDNCFIGARSEIVEGVVVEEGAVISMGVYISQSTRIYDRETGEIHYGRVPAGAVVVPGALPSKDGTHSLYAAIIVKKVDQQTREKVGINALLRSIDD
- a CDS encoding DUF2971 domain-containing protein → MDYVYHYTSADGLKGILESKSLWATNTEYLNDFREIKQGIDRIKSLRESLSEFSQIKLEEIYAKHKNIPLDVTQKEMRSKDVHLANHFLNFLWNIIDNNTIDEIYTTSFTTKRDSLNHWLTYGSEQTSYCIKFNKEKLFDDEYFRQRKLLSGYDDVDYQPTEEMLHSLIEEHYLPEVLSYVLDPNLSGNDLNEKCAITAIEIFNEAIFKIASIKDQAFEYEEEYRFTLFYPGLVSLNENTEKGYFDFIDSSNIDFIELENGVKEFFPLRYRTLKSGIIAPYRAIPFPKNSIEEIIVGPSENKDLAVKGLRSLLSSLDYNVKVSSTETSFRRI
- a CDS encoding 4a-hydroxytetrahydrobiopterin dehydratase, giving the protein MSSLSEQKCEACHVDAPKVSDEELAQLITKIPDWVPEVRDGIMQLERVYKFKNFKQAMAFTNKVGDMAEDEGHHPGLLTEWGKVTVTWWSHSIKGLHKNDFICAAKTDDVFNAL
- the phhA gene encoding phenylalanine 4-monooxygenase, whose product is MAKASKYTSKTPDENGVIHWSEEENKIWSELVARQLACIEGKACDEYMDGLKKINLPHDRIPQLSELNEVLLATTGWQVAPVPALIDFDEFFRLLANKQFPVATFIRSREEFDYLQEPDIFHEIFGHCAMLTNPDFAEFTHKYGQLGYAAQKKDRVYLARMYWFTVEFGLMQTENGLRIYGGGILSSPGETQYVYSDTPEITPMSVIDVLRTPYRIDIMQPQYYTINSIHDLFDISQMDIMTLVEQAKALGLHDPKFPPKEQLAS